One Echeneis naucrates chromosome 16, fEcheNa1.1, whole genome shotgun sequence genomic window, agggagggagggaggcagagggagacagggagagagagggagagagggggagagagacaggcagagagggagagagagggagggagagagagagagggagggggagagagagagagagagagagagggaaagagagagggggagagagagagagggagggagggagagggagagagggggagagagagggagggagagagagagagggagggagggagggagggagagggggagagagagagagagagagagcgagggaagagagagggagagagggggagagagagagagagagggagagggagggagggagggaggcagagggagacagggagagagagggagagagggggagggagagagagagagggagagagagagagggagagagcgagggaaagagagagggagagagggggagagagagagagggagggagggagggaaagagagagggagagagagagagagagagagagggagagagagggagacagggaaagagagggggagagagagagagggagggagggagggaggcagagggagagagggggagggagagagagagagggagagagagagagggagagagcgagggaaagagagagggagagagggggagagagagaaagggagggagggagggaaagagagagggagagggaaagagagaggagagagagagagagagagggagggagggagggagggaaagagagagggagagagatacagggagaaagagggagagagagggagacatgaGCTGAGTCTATCAATTTCAGTTTCTGAACAGTAGATTTAAATCCTTATGATGAAACTTCAgctggtcccccccccccctccctccctgtgtgTGGACCTCTGAGGAACAGGGACACGTCCTCCAGCTGAGGGACGTTGTCCTCTCTGTATCCACAGTGTTTGGTGAGCAGAGGAAGGTTCTTCAGATATTCTCTGCAGGCATGAGTCGGGTAGAGCTGAGTCAGCTCCCTGAAGACCACCCCCCATGTCCTCACCTCCTCCGGGGTGTAGTCAATACGAGGGATGGGCTGTCCACTGTGGGGAGGGGACACAGAGGGGCAGTCTGAAGACAGCTGCTCTGATTGGTAccaggaggtgggggggcaccATACTCACAATTTATAATTCATGGCCACCTCCACAAAGAACTTCCTCCGCTGACGGTAAACTTCGTCCTTAAAGCCctgacaggagacaggagataggagacaggaggcaggaggcaggaggcaggagataGGAGATAGGAGataggagacaggagacaggagacaggaggcaggaggcaggagataggagaaaggagaagggaggcaggaggcaggagacaggagacaggagacaggaggcaggaggcaggaggaaggagataGGAGgcaggagaaaggagaagggaggcaggaggcaggagacaggagacaggagacaggagataggagacaggaggcaggaggcaggagataGGAGATAGGAggcaggagaaaggagaaaggaggcaggaggcaggagacaggagacaggagataggagacaggaggcaggagacaggagacaggagataGGAGATAGGAGACAGGAGAAAGGAGAagggaggcaggaggcaggagacaggagacaggagacaggagataggagacaggaagcaggagacaggagacaggaggcaggagacaggagacaggaggcaggagacaggagacaggagacaggagacaggagacaggagacagggagCAGCAGACTCACGGGATGGTCTGCGTCCAGCTCAGAGCCGTACATCAGGACTCGGTGGGAACACTGGTCCAGCTCAGAGATCTTCATGGGGAACCAGGGGACGTCATCTCCGTCTGACAAAACAAGaccatgtttgtttcctgtctggtcctgatcctgaggATGGCGTCCAGGTGTCCCTACCTGCCTCGGCCGTCCATACGTGCTGTGGCGTATTGAAGGACAGGATGTGGACCTGGTCtcggagctgctgcagcagctcgtTAAAGTCCTTCTTACTGCAGCTGCAGTCGGCGAAGATCTCCACCTCATTCGGGACCCGCTTCGAGATCCGGGACTCTATGTGGTTCAGGTTCACCCGCTTCTCCTGTGGGGGACATGGGGACAGtatgtggatgtggatgtggatcaggatcaggatgtGAATCTGGACCAGGACTGGTCTCACCTGGAAGAGTCTCAGGGCTTTGACCAAACAGCCGACCTCGTTCTTCAGAGAGAAAACCACTGCTGTTTGCCCCGCCCCCTCGCCACCCTCAGGGTCCTGTTTCTCGTTAATTGGACAGAATGAAGGACGACGAGACTGGAGGACAACCACAACATAAGGTTTCAGTTTTCTGAGACTCTAAGACCCTGACGTGGTCTCGTTTGAGGACCAGACCTAGATCTGGACCTActtaccagaaaaaaaaaacaattatcaaaGGTCTTAATTACTGTCCTGGTCCCAAAAGctcaggacctggacctggacctggaccaggtaGCTGTCAACTGTTTATCTGGAACCTGTCTCACTTAACATCACATGATAAACCAAAACCATCagaaggtgatgatggtggGACTTACCATCTGTCCCCCAGTGTGAcgctgctgctggtggtcaAACATGGCTGAGTCCAGTGACAAGCCCCTCCTAGACCAGTACTTGCTCGAGAACATCATCATTGCCGGCTGCATCCGGGGAACTGgcttcagctccttcagctccttcGGGTCCCTCATCACATGGGACGAGGCCATGGGGAACCAGTGGGTGTAGGAGTACCAGGGCTCCAGCCTGCCGCTCTGCTTCAACGCTGCCAGTCCGACTCAGACCGTCTGTCGGCCCGCTGCCGGCCCGCCTCTAGTTATATACAGTGAGGAGGGGGCTGATGATGCTGACACTGAGCTCCTCCCTCAACAGTCCTGCAGCTGTTGGCTCCGCCTGCAGGGAAGACTGAGTCTGAAAGGGaagatcctgatcctgaacctgaacTGATTCTGATAGAGCACATCAAACTTTTTCTTCTCGATGGTTTgacggtctaaaggtctgacggtctgaaggtctcaAGATCCAGAcagtctgagggtctgaaggtttgaaggtctaaaggtcttagggtctgaaggtctgaaggtctaaaggtctgagggtctgaaggtctgaaggtctgacggtctgaaggtctcaAGATCCAGAcagtctgagggtctgaaggtttgaaggtctaaaggtctgaaggtctgaaggtctaaaggtctgaggatctgaaggtctgaaggtttgaaggtctaaaggtctgaggatctgaaggtctgaaggtttgaaggtctgaaggtttgaaggtctgaaggtttgaaggtctaaaggtctgaaggtctgaaggtctaaaggtctgaggatctgaaggtctgaaggtttgaaggtctaaaggtctgaaggtctgaaggtctaaaggtctgagggtctgaaggtctgaaggtttgaaggtctaaaggtccagaacTTTTTGATGTCATAAAGAATCATTAGCCACCTTCAGCCACACACaccatcagtttttttctgaatgtCTATCTGCGGTTTAaatttcagccaatcagagaggaTCTGATCCTTACCTCTGATTGGCTACTGGCCCTTCAGATGAAACAGAATATAATAACACCTTTAAACTAACAGAAGCTCCGTTCGACAGCTGCCTCACATTCATTGGTAtcgttgtctttgtgttttgatgttcTAGCTTTGTGTTGCTTCTCATTGTCGTCGTGGTTACTGGGAGCTGTTGGTGCAGGTAAACAGGCCTCGCTTCACTGACCTGACTGAATGACAGAGACGCCTCCCATCCAATCAGCACATTGATGGACGCCGATAACGGTGCCACTATCAGCCGGCTGCTGCCACAATTTCCTGCAGCTCAGGAAATGAAAGAGCGAGAGgcggcagcagctgctttgttcTGTCGGGCTGCTTATGAGCAGATCTCAGGTGATACCTTCTCCCATCAAGGGGGGGGTGTCCCTCAGCTGAGTGACATTTGGAGCTGCTCCTTCAGACCGCCTGACATTTCTCATCAAAGAACATCAAATCAGACCAGCTCTCAGATGTTAATGAAGTGACGTCAATACAGCTCTGCCGCCATGTTGTGTCCACGCCAACCACCGACAGGTCACGTGACCCTTAGCATCAGTGAAGCTTGAACATTGttg contains:
- the tph2 gene encoding tryptophan 5-hydroxylase 2 isoform X2; this translates as MASSHVMRDPKELKELKPVPRMQPAMMMFSSKYWSRRGLSLDSAMFDHQQQRHTGGQMSRRPSFCPINEKQDPEGGEGAGQTAVVFSLKNEVGCLVKALRLFQEKRVNLNHIESRISKRVPNEVEIFADCSCSKKDFNELLQQLRDQVHILSFNTPQHVWTAEADGDDVPWFPMKISELDQCSHRVLMYGSELDADHPGFKDEVYRQRRKFFVEVAMNYKFGQPIPRIDYTPEEVRTWGVVFRELTQLYPTHACREYLKNLPLLTKHCGYREDNVPQLEDVSLFLRERSGFTVRPVAGYLSPRDFLAGLAYRVFNCTQYVRHSTDPLYTPEPDTCHELLGHVPLLADPKFAQFSQEIGLASLGASDEDVQKLATCYFFTIEFGLCKQDGQLRAYGAGLLSSIGELRHALSDRACVKTFDPKTTCNQECLITTFQDVYFVSESFEEAKEKMREFAKTIKRPFSVYYNPYTQSINLLKDTHSIENVVQDLRSDLTTVCDALGKMNTYMGI
- the tph2 gene encoding tryptophan 5-hydroxylase 2 isoform X1, with the translated sequence MASSHVMRDPKELKELKPVPRMQPAMMMFSSKYWSRRGLSLDSAMFDHQQQRHTGGQMSRRPSFCPINEKQDPEGGEGAGQTAVVFSLKNEVGCLVKALRLFQEKRVNLNHIESRISKRVPNEVEIFADCSCSKKDFNELLQQLRDQVHILSFNTPQHVWTAETGNKHGLVLSDGDDVPWFPMKISELDQCSHRVLMYGSELDADHPGFKDEVYRQRRKFFVEVAMNYKFGQPIPRIDYTPEEVRTWGVVFRELTQLYPTHACREYLKNLPLLTKHCGYREDNVPQLEDVSLFLRERSGFTVRPVAGYLSPRDFLAGLAYRVFNCTQYVRHSTDPLYTPEPDTCHELLGHVPLLADPKFAQFSQEIGLASLGASDEDVQKLATCYFFTIEFGLCKQDGQLRAYGAGLLSSIGELRHALSDRACVKTFDPKTTCNQECLITTFQDVYFVSESFEEAKEKMREFAKTIKRPFSVYYNPYTQSINLLKDTHSIENVVQDLRSDLTTVCDALGKMNTYMGI